A genomic segment from Bryobacteraceae bacterium encodes:
- a CDS encoding PQQ-binding-like beta-propeller repeat protein, translated as MAWYQSAWAVAGASILFPPAGLALLWARRGSIALKVLGTLAILALGVVQLFKVYGLRTEMGGSGLPAFFTFESKEDRARAVEESRAGPATATPAEPAPAAAPEVVKAAVPEPPPAPVFHNYWTDYRGPNRLGIYAEGPILTEWPAEGLTQLWKQPIGGGYGGFVVADGLLYTIEQRRDQEVVAAYDIGAGREKWTNSWKAFFQESMGGDGPRTTPVYDGGRLYALGAEGELRCLNAGTGKLIWSKNILKENGASNLMWAMSASPLVVGEKLIVLPGGPEKSVVAYEKATGKFLWGSQDDEQAYVSPMVMTLGGKRQLVVISATRAMGMTIDEGRVLWEVPWVTEYHVNATQPLKVSDNRVLLSAGYGHGSALVELTPKDDAFETKVVWQNNRMKTKFNPPVLFEGNVYGLDEGILQCIDAGTGEQKWKGGRYGYGQVLLASGRLVVLSERGELALVKAAPAAYEEIAKFQAIEGKTWNTHAIADGVVYVRNAEEMAAFRLGAR; from the coding sequence CGGGGCTTGCGCTGCTGTGGGCGCGGCGGGGGAGCATCGCGCTGAAGGTGCTGGGGACGTTGGCGATTCTGGCGCTCGGGGTGGTGCAGTTATTCAAAGTCTACGGACTGCGGACGGAGATGGGCGGTAGCGGTCTGCCGGCGTTTTTCACATTCGAATCGAAAGAGGATCGGGCGCGGGCAGTGGAGGAAAGCCGGGCCGGGCCCGCGACGGCGACTCCGGCTGAACCGGCTCCCGCGGCGGCTCCGGAAGTCGTGAAGGCCGCCGTTCCGGAGCCTCCGCCCGCGCCGGTGTTCCATAACTACTGGACTGACTACCGCGGCCCGAACCGCCTCGGCATCTACGCCGAAGGCCCGATTCTCACGGAGTGGCCGGCCGAGGGGCTCACACAGCTGTGGAAGCAACCCATTGGCGGCGGGTACGGCGGCTTCGTAGTGGCCGACGGGCTGCTGTACACGATCGAGCAGCGGCGGGATCAGGAAGTGGTGGCCGCCTACGACATCGGCGCCGGACGAGAAAAGTGGACGAATTCCTGGAAGGCGTTCTTCCAGGAATCGATGGGCGGGGACGGTCCGCGCACGACGCCGGTTTACGACGGCGGACGGCTTTACGCGCTTGGCGCGGAGGGCGAACTGCGCTGCCTGAATGCGGGCACGGGCAAGTTGATCTGGAGCAAGAACATCCTCAAAGAGAACGGCGCGTCGAATCTGATGTGGGCGATGTCGGCCTCGCCGCTCGTAGTCGGCGAAAAGCTGATCGTGCTGCCGGGCGGGCCGGAGAAGTCCGTGGTGGCGTACGAAAAAGCGACCGGCAAGTTTCTGTGGGGCTCTCAGGATGACGAGCAGGCGTATGTTTCGCCGATGGTGATGACGCTTGGCGGCAAGCGGCAACTCGTGGTGATCAGCGCCACCCGCGCCATGGGCATGACGATCGACGAAGGCCGGGTGTTGTGGGAGGTTCCGTGGGTGACCGAGTATCACGTGAACGCTACGCAGCCGCTGAAGGTGAGCGACAACCGCGTGCTGCTGTCGGCGGGATACGGCCATGGGTCGGCGCTGGTGGAGTTGACGCCGAAGGACGATGCGTTCGAGACGAAGGTGGTCTGGCAGAACAATCGGATGAAGACGAAGTTCAACCCGCCGGTGCTGTTCGAGGGGAACGTCTATGGGCTGGACGAAGGGATTCTCCAGTGCATCGACGCAGGTACGGGCGAGCAGAAATGGAAGGGCGGGCGGTACGGCTATGGGCAGGTGCTGCTCGCCTCGGGGCGCCTGGTGGTGCTGAGCGAGCGCGGCGAGTTGGCGCTGGTGAAGGCGGCTCCGGCGGCGTACGAGGAGATCGCGAAGTTTCAGGCGATCGAAGGCAAGACGTGGAACACGCACGCGATCGCCGATGGTGTGGTCTACGTGCGCAACGCGGAAGAGATGGCGGCGTTCCGGCTGGGTGCGCGATGA
- a CDS encoding cupin domain-containing protein has translation MTPPVINLREKLALFEEHWSPRIVAAMNGYQFKLVKVKGEFVWHDHAETDEVFVVLQGRLTIAFRDGEVTLGPGEMVVVPRGVEHKPYADEECHMMLVEPAGTVNTGAAGGELTAPDGVWV, from the coding sequence ATGACGCCTCCCGTGATCAACCTGCGGGAAAAGCTGGCTCTGTTCGAGGAGCACTGGTCGCCACGGATCGTGGCGGCGATGAACGGGTACCAGTTCAAGCTCGTGAAGGTGAAGGGAGAGTTCGTGTGGCACGATCACGCCGAGACCGACGAGGTGTTTGTGGTACTCCAAGGCCGGCTGACGATCGCGTTTCGCGACGGCGAGGTGACGCTTGGACCGGGCGAGATGGTAGTGGTCCCGAGGGGCGTGGAGCACAAGCCCTACGCCGATGAGGAGTGCCACATGATGCTGGTGGAGCCGGCGGGGACGGTCAACACAGGCGCGGCGGGCGGCGAGTTGACCGCACCGGACGGCGTATGGGTGTGA
- a CDS encoding PQQ-binding-like beta-propeller repeat protein produces the protein MRLAGLLITAAALAADWPEWRGAGRQGIWTENGIVDAVPTALKETWRVPVRAGYSGPAVARGRVFLLDFARGDGTRVEERAVCLDERSGKTLWTRAWEADYRGLDYANGPRATPSVDGDNLYVLGAMGSLRCLRVRDGSEVWSADFVRDFAAEIPGWGTSSAPLVAGENLIAVVGGRPDAKVVAFDKRTGAVKWKALSGADSEIGYSQPVLIRAGRPQVIVWHAGAIDALDPETGRSLWSQAFRITMNTPIATPAWSAPHLLVSGFFDGARMMDVGRDGARLAWGSESHSEIKSDKLHTLMSQPIIEGDYVYGVCSYGQLRCLRRTTGERVWETQALTVERARNVTAWLVRQGERVFALNDRGELVTAHLSPEGYQETSRVKLIEPTSKAGGRRELGAVVWSHPAFANRHIVLRNDREAVRFSLAVADYDSTR, from the coding sequence GTGAGACTTGCCGGACTGCTGATCACGGCGGCGGCGCTGGCGGCCGACTGGCCGGAGTGGCGCGGCGCGGGACGGCAGGGGATCTGGACCGAAAACGGCATCGTGGATGCAGTGCCCACGGCGCTGAAAGAAACCTGGCGTGTCCCGGTGCGGGCCGGCTATTCGGGGCCGGCCGTCGCCAGGGGTCGCGTTTTCCTTCTCGATTTCGCGCGGGGCGATGGGACGCGGGTGGAAGAACGGGCCGTGTGCCTTGATGAACGGAGCGGGAAGACGCTCTGGACTCGGGCGTGGGAGGCCGACTATCGTGGACTCGACTACGCCAACGGTCCGCGGGCGACGCCGAGCGTAGACGGTGACAACCTCTACGTCCTCGGCGCGATGGGATCGTTGCGATGCCTGCGAGTGCGCGATGGAAGCGAAGTGTGGTCAGCGGATTTCGTGCGGGACTTCGCGGCGGAGATTCCGGGATGGGGCACGTCGAGCGCGCCGCTGGTGGCGGGCGAGAATCTGATCGCCGTGGTGGGCGGGCGGCCGGACGCCAAGGTGGTCGCGTTCGATAAGCGCACTGGCGCGGTGAAATGGAAGGCGCTCTCCGGCGCCGATTCCGAGATCGGCTACTCGCAGCCGGTGCTGATTCGCGCCGGACGGCCGCAGGTAATCGTGTGGCACGCGGGGGCGATTGACGCACTCGATCCGGAGACCGGGCGAAGCCTATGGTCGCAGGCATTTCGCATCACGATGAACACTCCGATCGCGACGCCGGCGTGGAGCGCGCCGCACCTGCTCGTGTCGGGCTTCTTCGATGGAGCGCGGATGATGGATGTGGGCCGCGATGGCGCGCGGCTTGCGTGGGGTAGCGAGAGCCATTCCGAGATCAAGAGCGACAAACTGCACACGCTGATGAGCCAGCCGATCATTGAGGGTGATTACGTCTACGGAGTGTGCAGTTACGGGCAGTTACGATGCCTGCGGCGGACCACGGGGGAACGGGTGTGGGAGACGCAGGCGCTGACGGTGGAGCGGGCTCGAAACGTCACGGCGTGGCTGGTTCGGCAGGGCGAGCGTGTATTCGCGTTGAACGATCGCGGAGAGCTGGTGACGGCGCACCTTTCGCCGGAGGGCTACCAGGAAACGAGCCGGGTGAAGTTGATTGAGCCAACGTCGAAGGCGGGTGGGCGGCGGGAACTCGGTGCGGTGGTGTGGTCGCACCCGGCGTTTGCGAACCGTCACATCGTGCTGCGCAACGATCGGGAAGCGGTGCGGTTCTCGTTGGCCGTCGCCGACTACGACTCCACGCGCTGA
- a CDS encoding Gfo/Idh/MocA family oxidoreductase, with protein MKRRTFFATAPTAAAALLQQSNVQLGVIGSGGRGTFVMTVFQKDPAVRVSAICDVYEPNLERALSEAAKHQLDTPKAVRNYKDLLADSAIQAVLIATPEHWHHRMVLDALAAGKDVYVEKPLCQTPQQGVELVEAEKRSKQIIQVGMQRRSYDLYLEARRVVAKGTLGDVRMIRGWWLNNYLSARRTTKLDGPLDWEQWQGPAARRAVDPDRFRNWRFYREYAGGIVADQGAHVFDGFHLLMNASYPTAVTAAAGRPHKESVDTPESVVVTAEYPEDFIGVFSVNYAAMRYQSRNDQLNQIDGDKARMDIGREEYRVYMSGAEDTAALSGKSAKGFGYATDLHVANFLECVRTRNKPTAPMRLGFQAALVVQMANLSLQSGRRQRWNGAAQRVES; from the coding sequence ATGAAACGCCGCACGTTCTTTGCCACCGCGCCCACTGCCGCCGCCGCACTCCTGCAACAAAGCAACGTGCAACTCGGCGTGATTGGCTCCGGCGGCCGCGGCACGTTCGTGATGACCGTGTTCCAGAAGGACCCCGCCGTTCGCGTCTCCGCCATCTGCGACGTCTATGAGCCGAACCTCGAACGAGCGCTCTCCGAGGCGGCAAAACACCAGCTCGATACACCGAAGGCCGTACGCAACTACAAAGACCTCCTCGCCGACTCAGCCATCCAAGCGGTCCTGATCGCGACACCCGAACACTGGCATCACCGCATGGTGCTCGACGCGTTAGCCGCCGGCAAGGACGTCTACGTCGAGAAGCCGCTCTGCCAAACGCCCCAGCAAGGCGTCGAACTCGTCGAGGCGGAGAAGCGTTCGAAGCAGATCATCCAGGTGGGCATGCAGCGCCGCAGCTACGACCTGTATCTCGAAGCGCGCCGCGTCGTCGCCAAAGGGACGCTCGGCGACGTCCGCATGATCCGGGGCTGGTGGCTCAACAACTACCTGAGCGCGCGCCGGACCACGAAACTCGACGGCCCGCTCGACTGGGAACAATGGCAAGGCCCCGCCGCCCGCCGCGCCGTGGACCCGGACCGCTTCCGCAACTGGCGCTTCTACCGGGAGTACGCCGGCGGCATCGTCGCCGACCAGGGCGCCCATGTCTTCGACGGCTTCCACCTGTTGATGAACGCCAGCTACCCGACGGCCGTCACCGCCGCCGCCGGCCGTCCGCATAAGGAAAGCGTCGATACGCCCGAATCCGTCGTCGTCACTGCCGAGTACCCGGAGGACTTCATCGGCGTCTTCAGCGTCAACTACGCGGCCATGCGCTACCAGTCCCGCAACGACCAACTCAACCAGATCGACGGCGATAAAGCGCGTATGGACATCGGCCGCGAGGAATACCGCGTCTACATGTCCGGCGCCGAAGATACGGCCGCGCTCAGCGGTAAGTCCGCCAAGGGCTTCGGTTACGCCACGGACTTACACGTCGCTAACTTTCTCGAGTGTGTCCGCACGCGGAACAAGCCCACGGCTCCGATGCGCCTCGGCTTCCAGGCCGCGCTCGTCGTGCAGATGGCGAACCTGTCGCTCCAATCCGGCCGCCGCCAGCGCTGGAACGGGGCGGCTCAGCGCGTGGAGTCGTAG
- a CDS encoding M28 family peptidase, with protein MSASQTLALIALPLCGATEIPALLDTIGHDVRPAEAMTHVEAVWKTDRWFTFPKFHETSGNVAAMLRAAGAGNVEIVKAPADGKTQYGFWTMPLAWDARSATLTVEGSGEVLADYRREPASLCMWSGPAKNTVADLALWEPGANVAGKFVLTEKNPAGIKHELVKAKVAGVLNGFSENRDLRDGRQWVNAWGDAGWAFTASSTPLPCFSLNPDQGDRLRARLQNGETIRLRANVDTRLYKDSYPYVTATIPGETNEEVLLLGHASEQGAHDNATGVAAMIEAIAAINRGIARKALARPRRTIRVLIMGEYYGTHHYIASNRERIKRTIAAFCLDTPAGSYEAKGTEYTFHLNPWSGAAYTDALIAEIAEAYFPRVKRPWKLAPFMPGTDSFLGEPSIGIPTTWPYSGTGVHSHHNSRDTPDTVDERSLRDLTIVAATYVYYLANAGQVEAMFLGTSIRRWPEGISRTLALKSLQRIDPNVVPRVTITPRIVQGPKPRRLRFGTIPLDDLAVDKRNGFPSGAWDARAGLALYWADGKRTIEQIIALTEKEAGPSKFNYEAYFRFLARHGYIAIDE; from the coding sequence ATGTCCGCTAGCCAAACACTCGCTCTCATCGCGCTGCCGTTGTGCGGCGCCACAGAAATTCCCGCGCTGCTCGACACCATCGGCCACGACGTACGGCCGGCCGAAGCCATGACGCACGTCGAAGCGGTGTGGAAGACCGACCGCTGGTTCACCTTCCCGAAGTTCCATGAGACCTCGGGCAACGTGGCGGCTATGCTGCGCGCGGCCGGGGCCGGGAACGTCGAAATCGTGAAGGCGCCCGCCGACGGGAAGACGCAGTACGGCTTCTGGACCATGCCCCTCGCCTGGGATGCGCGCTCGGCGACTCTGACGGTTGAGGGGTCCGGCGAAGTGCTCGCCGACTATCGCCGCGAGCCCGCGTCGCTGTGCATGTGGAGCGGGCCGGCGAAAAACACCGTAGCGGACCTGGCGTTGTGGGAGCCCGGAGCCAATGTCGCCGGCAAGTTCGTCCTCACCGAAAAGAATCCGGCGGGCATCAAGCACGAACTCGTGAAGGCGAAAGTGGCGGGCGTGCTCAACGGCTTCAGCGAGAATCGCGACCTGCGCGATGGTCGCCAGTGGGTGAATGCCTGGGGAGACGCCGGTTGGGCGTTCACCGCGTCCAGCACTCCCCTGCCCTGCTTCTCGCTCAATCCCGATCAAGGGGACCGGCTTCGCGCCCGGCTTCAGAACGGCGAGACAATTCGCCTTCGTGCCAACGTCGACACGCGCCTCTACAAGGATTCCTACCCCTACGTCACCGCCACCATCCCCGGTGAGACGAACGAAGAAGTGCTGCTGCTCGGCCACGCCTCCGAACAGGGTGCGCACGATAACGCTACCGGCGTGGCTGCGATGATCGAGGCCATCGCGGCCATCAATCGCGGCATCGCCCGCAAGGCGCTGGCCCGGCCCCGCCGCACTATCCGCGTCCTCATCATGGGCGAGTACTACGGCACGCATCACTACATTGCATCGAATCGGGAGCGCATCAAGCGCACCATCGCCGCGTTCTGTCTCGACACGCCCGCGGGCTCCTACGAAGCGAAGGGCACGGAGTATACTTTCCATCTGAATCCATGGTCCGGCGCAGCCTACACCGATGCGCTGATCGCCGAGATCGCCGAGGCGTACTTCCCGCGCGTGAAACGGCCGTGGAAGCTCGCGCCGTTCATGCCGGGCACCGACAGCTTTCTCGGCGAGCCCTCGATCGGCATCCCCACGACTTGGCCTTACAGCGGCACGGGCGTTCACTCGCACCACAACTCGCGCGACACACCGGACACCGTCGACGAACGTTCTTTGCGAGACCTCACTATCGTCGCGGCAACGTACGTCTACTACCTCGCCAACGCCGGTCAGGTCGAGGCGATGTTCCTTGGAACAAGCATCCGCCGCTGGCCGGAGGGGATCTCGCGGACACTCGCACTCAAGTCCCTTCAACGAATCGATCCTAACGTCGTACCCAGAGTGACAATCACTCCCAGGATCGTTCAGGGCCCCAAGCCCCGCCGCCTCCGGTTCGGCACCATCCCGCTCGACGATCTGGCGGTCGACAAGCGCAACGGCTTCCCCTCCGGAGCCTGGGACGCCCGCGCCGGACTCGCTCTCTACTGGGCCGACGGCAAGCGCACGATCGAACAGATCATCGCGCTCACAGAAAAGGAAGCCGGCCCGTCCAAGTTCAACTACGAAGCCTACTTCCGCTTCCTCGCCCGCCACGGCTACATCGCCATCGACGAGTAG